A genome region from Triticum aestivum cultivar Chinese Spring chromosome 2B, IWGSC CS RefSeq v2.1, whole genome shotgun sequence includes the following:
- the LOC123043222 gene encoding uncharacterized protein (The sequence of the model RefSeq protein was modified relative to this genomic sequence to represent the inferred CDS: added 32 bases not found in genome assembly), producing MALLLRRAAAAAAAARHGPAAAAAARHGPAALLLPVAPISSAVRRLPVLIRPAAAPFHSTTMTLLLRRAAAAAARHRPAALLLPAAPISSSAVTRLPVLLRPPPPAFHFSPCRRMCVLTESELNDLKSELIKMEAEGVALYSSTSTSILKLEIEVDKLCKATADKAHLAARTVGDTSFLICGVVVSAAVFLGVLGLLAVYAAGARAAKSAAGDYVDEKLTEVEMIVEKKVLTSIKKT from the exons ATGGCGTTGttgctccgccgcgccgccgccgccgccgccgccgcccgccacggccccgccgccgccgccgccgcccgccacggccccgccgccctcctccttcccgTCGCGCCCATCTCCAGTGCAGTCAGA CCCCTTCCATTCCACCACCATGACGTTGttgctccgccgcgccgccgccgccgccgcccgccaccgcccggCCGCCCTCCTCCTTCCCGCCGCGCCCATCTCCAGCAGCGCAGTCACACGGCTCCCCgtcctcctccgcccgccaccaCCGGCCTTCCATTTCTCGCCATGCCGCCGCATGTGCGTCCTCACCGAGTCGGAGCTCAACGACTTGAAGTCGGAGTTGATTAAAATGGAGGCCGAAGGCGTTGCTCTGTACAGTTCGACCTCGACCTCTATCCTCAAGTTAGAGATCGAGGTGGACAAGCTGTGCAAGGCTACTGCAGACAAGGCACACCTCGCCGCGCGCACCGTCGGTGACACCTCCTTCCTGATCTGCGGAGTGGTTGTGTCGGCTGCGGTCTTTCTTGGCGTGCTCGGCCTCTTGGCTGTGTATGCCGCCGGTGCCCGTGCAGCCAAGAGTGCTGCGGGCGACTACGTGGATGAGAAGCTTACTGAAGTGGAGATGATCGTGGAGAAGAAGGTGCTGACCAGCATCAAGAAGACATGA